A genomic segment from Pseudoduganella chitinolytica encodes:
- a CDS encoding branched-chain amino acid ABC transporter substrate-binding protein, translated as MKHKQTAGALALVGAMAAMAATGAAAQDTVVKIGHSGPLSGAQAFSGKDNENGARLAIEELNAKGVTVGGKKVKFELVSEDDQGDPKAGVSVAQKMADGGVKYVVGPYNSGVAIPAARVYSNAGIAIASVASNPKLTQQGYKNLFRVNASDSQLGSKMALYAAKELKLKNVAVIDDRTAFGQGLAEEFKKQARASGMTVAGHEYTTDKSVDFTPILTRLKSKKVEAIFFGGYAPQGGPMARQIRQLGLNAKLLGGDTICTAEMGKLGGDAVGPNVLCSQGGALLDKAASGPAFKAKFKKRFNAEPDVYAASYYDAVNMFAQAMQQANAVDPAKVGATIAAGSYQGVAGTYAFDAKGDMKSSPVTIFTFKGGQPAPITSY; from the coding sequence ATGAAACACAAGCAGACGGCAGGCGCGCTGGCGCTGGTGGGCGCAATGGCCGCAATGGCCGCAACGGGCGCGGCGGCGCAGGACACGGTCGTCAAGATCGGCCACAGCGGCCCCCTGTCCGGCGCCCAGGCCTTTTCGGGCAAGGACAACGAGAACGGCGCGCGCCTGGCAATCGAGGAACTGAACGCCAAGGGCGTCACCGTCGGCGGCAAGAAGGTGAAGTTCGAGCTGGTCTCCGAGGACGACCAGGGCGATCCGAAGGCCGGCGTCTCCGTGGCGCAGAAGATGGCGGACGGTGGCGTCAAGTATGTCGTCGGCCCCTACAACTCCGGTGTCGCCATTCCCGCCGCGCGCGTCTACAGCAATGCCGGCATCGCCATCGCCAGCGTCGCCTCCAATCCGAAGCTGACGCAGCAGGGCTACAAGAACCTGTTCCGCGTGAACGCCAGCGACAGCCAGCTGGGTTCCAAGATGGCGCTGTACGCGGCCAAGGAACTGAAGCTGAAGAACGTGGCCGTGATCGACGACCGCACCGCCTTCGGCCAGGGCCTGGCCGAGGAATTCAAGAAGCAGGCACGCGCCTCCGGCATGACGGTGGCGGGCCATGAGTACACGACGGATAAATCGGTCGACTTCACGCCGATCCTGACCCGCCTGAAGTCGAAAAAGGTGGAAGCCATCTTCTTCGGCGGCTATGCGCCGCAGGGCGGGCCGATGGCGCGCCAGATCCGCCAGCTGGGCCTGAACGCGAAGCTGCTGGGCGGCGACACGATCTGCACGGCCGAAATGGGCAAGCTGGGTGGCGATGCCGTCGGCCCCAACGTGCTGTGCTCGCAGGGCGGCGCTCTGCTGGACAAGGCCGCCAGCGGCCCGGCCTTCAAGGCCAAGTTCAAGAAGCGCTTCAATGCCGAACCGGATGTCTATGCGGCCTCGTACTACGACGCCGTCAACATGTTCGCGCAAGCCATGCAGCAGGCCAACGCCGTCGATCCCGCCAAGGTGGGCGCCACGATCGCGGCCGGCAGCTACCAGGGCGTGGCAGGCACCTATGCGTTCGACGCCAAAGGCGACATGAAGTCGTCGCCCGTGACGATCTTCACGTTCAAGGGCGGCCAACCGGCACCCATCACCAGCTACTGA
- a CDS encoding GGDEF domain-containing protein has translation MPPLVNDAAFNISRLRAEFRDRTIESHFNRHQLPRTQSQVRLALLFCATFYVAFAITDVMALGPGNDALILLLGRVSVAVSALLSCAMTYWYPHSVRRIWLGASVTEIIGMGTFMLVVLYRPAETPWHAMAISIMALVVYLYIPNRVAFALPIGIVATIVFVALVIWQDRLTSSELVTMIMLLVLANGFGCMAAHRYALIRREEFRVQSFLKNLSERDPLTGCHNRRYLQQELLNMELSRARRFRQSLAVVICDIDHFKSINDTYGHAAGDAVLVTFANLLRSMTRENVDSVIRYGGEEFLIVLPETDMGGAVQLAERMRGALIGSGTEVAPGRVVGVTASFGVTAVNFALVEQRFAQELLVDTADRLLYAAKSSGRNNVKALEFYGRESSAFDTRKAAA, from the coding sequence TTGCCACCACTCGTCAACGATGCGGCATTCAATATTTCGCGGTTGCGCGCCGAGTTCAGGGACCGTACGATCGAGTCCCATTTCAACCGTCACCAGCTGCCCCGCACCCAGTCGCAGGTGCGCCTGGCGCTGCTGTTCTGCGCCACCTTCTATGTCGCCTTCGCGATCACGGACGTGATGGCGCTGGGACCGGGCAACGATGCGCTGATCCTGCTGCTGGGACGCGTGTCCGTGGCCGTCAGCGCGCTGCTGAGCTGCGCGATGACGTACTGGTATCCCCATTCGGTGCGCCGGATCTGGCTGGGCGCCAGCGTCACGGAAATCATCGGCATGGGCACCTTCATGCTGGTCGTGCTGTACCGGCCGGCCGAGACGCCGTGGCATGCGATGGCGATATCCATCATGGCGCTGGTGGTCTACCTGTACATTCCGAACCGGGTTGCCTTCGCGCTGCCGATCGGCATCGTGGCGACGATCGTGTTCGTCGCGCTGGTGATCTGGCAGGACCGGCTGACCAGCAGCGAGCTGGTGACGATGATCATGCTGCTGGTGCTGGCGAACGGCTTCGGCTGCATGGCCGCGCACCGCTACGCGCTGATCCGGCGCGAGGAATTCCGCGTGCAGTCGTTCCTGAAGAACCTGTCCGAACGCGACCCGCTGACGGGCTGCCACAACCGCCGCTACCTGCAGCAGGAGCTGCTGAACATGGAGCTGTCGCGGGCCCGCCGCTTCCGCCAGAGCCTGGCCGTCGTCATCTGCGACATCGACCACTTCAAGTCCATCAACGACACCTATGGCCACGCGGCCGGCGACGCCGTGCTGGTCACGTTCGCCAACCTGCTGCGCTCCATGACGCGGGAAAACGTGGACAGCGTGATCCGCTATGGTGGCGAAGAGTTCCTGATCGTGCTGCCGGAAACGGACATGGGCGGGGCGGTGCAACTGGCCGAACGCATGCGCGGCGCGCTGATCGGCTCCGGCACCGAAGTGGCGCCGGGCCGCGTGGTCGGCGTGACCGCCAGCTTCGGTGTCACCGCGGTCAATTTCGCCCTGGTGGAGCAGCGCTTCGCGCAGGAGCTGCTGGTCGATACGGCCGACCGCCTGCTGTACGCGGCCAAGAGCAGTGGCCGCAACAACGTCAAGGCCCTGGAGTTCTACGGCCGCGAAAGCAGCGCGTTCGATACCCGCAAGGCCGCCGCCTGA